Proteins encoded in a region of the Prunus persica cultivar Lovell chromosome G4, Prunus_persica_NCBIv2, whole genome shotgun sequence genome:
- the LOC18780766 gene encoding pollen-specific leucine-rich repeat extensin-like protein 1, with the protein MQGSGCFLVFFLFFSSFSSFSSALTNAEASSIARRQLLALPEGGDLPDHYEFEVELNLNFPNTRLRRAYIALQAWKKAIYSDPLKTTENWVGANVCSYTGVFCAKALDDPELEVVAGIDLNHADIAGYLPVELGLLTDIALFHINSNRFCGIIPKSFSRLTLLHEFDVSNNRFVGSFPEVVLHIPNLKYLDLRFNNFEGKLPPELFNKKLDGLFLNDNRFTSTIPDTLGNSPVSVLVVANNDLEGCIPNSIGKMVNTLNEIILSNNKFAGCLPPEIGYLSKVTVFDISSNTFSGILSKTFKGLEKLEEVDISHNMLTGFVPESICTLPNLVNFTFSYNFFNGETQECVPSSRKNVVFDDISNCLPDRPQQKSAKECQVVVSKPVDCGKAKCGGGQGGGQGPSKPSQPPVEKPRTPKPEQPKQQPPPQPKQQPPKPSPESVPTPSTPKPQPPKEEPPKEEQPPKEEPPKEQPPKEEPPKEQPPKEEPPKEQPPKEEPPKEQPPKEEPPKEEPPKEEPPKEEPPKEEPPKEQPPKEEPHKEQPPKEEPPKEEPPKEEPPKEEPPKEEQPKEEPPKEEPPKEQPPKEEPPKEQPPKEEPPKEEPPKEEPPKEEPPKEEPPKEEPPKEEPPKEEPPKEETPKEEPPKEQPPKEETPKEEPPKEEPPKEESPKEEPPKEQPPKEETPKEQPPKEEPPKEQPPKEEPPKEAPSKEEPPKEQPPKEEPPKETLTPEPSPEPVASPPEIVEEGPPPPEPTTTSPRVPVHPPPPAPEQTFVLVLENSGQFDD; encoded by the exons ATGCAGGGCTCTGGCTGCTTCctagttttctttcttttcttttcttcattctcttcCTTCTCCTCTGCTCTAACCAATGCCGAAGCGTCCTCTATTGCACGTAGACAGCTGTTAGCCCTCCCTGAAGGCGGTGACCTTCCTGATCATTATGAATTTGAGGTTGAGTTGAACCTGAACTTTCCCAACACCAGGCTTAGACGTGCATACATTGCACTTCAAGCATGGAAAAAGGCCATATACTCAGACCCTCTTAAAACAACAGAGAACTGGGTTGGTGCTAATGTCTGCTCTTATACCGGAGTGTTCTGTGCAAAAGCTCTTGATGACCCAGAATTAGAGGTTGTGGCTGGCATTGATCTCAACCATGCCGACATTGCAGGATACCTTCCTGTTGAATTAGGCCTGTTGACAGACATCGCCTTGTTCCACATAAACTCCAACAGGTTCTGTGGTATCATCCCCAAGAGCTTCTCTAGGCTAACTCTTCTCCATGAGTTCGATGTTAGCAACAACCGGTTCGTGGGATCGTTCCCAGAAGTTGTCCTGCATATTCCAAACCTCAAGTATCTTGACCTCAGGTTTAATAATTTTGAGGGGAAATTGCCTCCTGAGCTCTTCAACAAGAAATTGGATGGCCTGTTCTTGAACGACAACAGGTTCACATCCACCATTCCTGACACGCTTGGTAACTCCCCTGTCTCAGTTCTTGTGGTCGCCAACAATGATCTTGAGGGCTGCATCCCTAACAGCATTGGAAAGATGGTAAACACTTTGAACGAGATCATCTTGTCCAACAACAAGTTTGCTGGGTGTTTGCCTCCTGAAATCGGATATCTCTCAAAGGTGACTGTGTTTGATATTAGTTCAAACACATTCAGTGGGATCTTGTCCAAAACTTTCAAAGGCCTAGAGAAGTTGGAAGAGGTGGATATTTCACACAACATGCTAACTGGGTTTGTTCCCGAGAGTATATGCACATTGCCAAACTTAGTGAACTTCACGTTCTCTTATAATTTCTTCAATGGTGAGACCCAAGAATGTGTACCGTCTTCTCGGAAGAACGTTGTGTTTGATGACATAAGCAACTGCTTACCAGATAGGCCTCAACAAAAGTCAGCAAAAGAATGTCAAGTTGTGGTTAGCAAACCAGTGGATTGCGGTAAGGCAAAGTGTGGAGGTGGACAAGGAGGTGGACAAGGACCATCAAAACCATCTCAGCCTCCAGTTGAGAAGCCAAGGACACCAAAGCCAGAACAACCTAAACAACAACCTCCTCCACAACCTAAGCAACAACCACCAAAACCATCACCGGAATCGGTTCCAACACCTTCTACACCCAAACCACAACCCCCTAAAGAAGAACCTCCCAAGGAGGAACAACCCCCCAAAGAGGAGCCACCAAAGGAACAACCTCCAAAAGAGGAGCCACCCAAGGAACAACCTCCCAAGGAGGAGCCACCCAAGGAACAACCTCCCAAGGAGGAGCCACCAAAAGAACAACCACCCAAGGAGGAGCCACCAAAGGAAGAGCCACCAAAGGAGGAACCACCCAAGGAGGAGCCACCAAAGGAAGAACCACCTAAAGAGCAGCCACCAAAGGAAGAACCTCACAAAGAGCAGCCACCAAAAGAAGAACCACCCAAGGAGGAGCCACCAAAGGAAGAACCACCCAAGGAGGAGCCACCAAAGGAAGAACAACCCAAGGAGGAGCCACCAAAAGAAGAACCTCCCAAAGAGCAACCACCAAAGGAAGAACCTCCTAAGGAGCAGCCACCAAAAGAAGAACCACCCAAGGAGGAGCCACCAAAGGAAGAACCTCCCAAGGAGGAACCACCAAAGGAAGAACCACCTAAGGAGGAGCCACCAAAAGAAGAACCTCCCAAAGAGGAGCCACCAAAGGAAGAAACTCCCAAGGAGGAGCCACCCAAAGAACAGCCTCCTAAGGAGGAAACACCAAAAGAAGAACCTCCCAAAGAGGAGCCACCAAAGGAAGAATCTCCCAAGGAGGAGCCACCCAAAGAACAGCCTCCTAAGGAGGAAACACCCAAAGAACAGCCTCCTAAGGAGGAGCCACCCAAGGAGCAACCTCCCAAAGAAGAGCCACCAAAGGAAGCACCTTCCAAAGAGGAGCCACCTAAAGAACAGCCTCCTAAAGAGGAACCACCCAAAGAAACTCTCACACCGGAACCATCTCCAGAACCAGTTGCTAGCCCCCCTGAAATAGTTGAAGAAGGACCACCACCACCTGAGCCTACCACTACAAGTCCTAGGGTTCCAGTTCATCCTCCCCCTCCAGCACCT GAACAAACTTTTGTCCTGGTTTTAGAGAATTCAGGGCAATTTGATGATTGA
- the LOC18780343 gene encoding oil body-associated protein 2C, which translates to MSTWKPHNTPRIPTPLSTLSPFLITYMKLVTTRDSLHTCTDHSHREREIVRTTSFEMASSDKTPTPNPAFQGDHPTPPGKPMTMAQHVLDKGAEMMQSLTPVNQMSQHVCTFALYSHDMTRQIETHHYVTRLNQDFLQCAVYDSDDSHARLIGVEYVVSDRIFETLPPDEQKLWHSHAYEIKAGLWVSPRIPDMIGQPELKNLTKTYGKFWCTWQVDRGDRLPLGAPALMMSPQAVNLGMVKPELVQKRDDKYNISTDALRVSRVEIAEPEWSNPQADYWKQHGKGFAVDVKHTEMKKIAPFP; encoded by the exons ATGTCCACGTGGAAGCCTCACAACACACCACGTATTCCCACTCCTTTATCAACTCTCTCCCCTTTTCTGATCACATATATGAAACTAGTTACAACCAGAGACAGTCTACACACTTGCACTGACCATAgtcacagagaaagagagatagtACGAACGACGTCGTTTGAGATGGCTTCAAGTGACAAGACACCGACTCCGAACCCGGCCTTCCAGGGCGACCATCCGACGCCGCCGGGAAAGCCGATGACGATGGCCCAACACGTGTTGGACAAAGGAGCGGAGATGATGCAGTCCCTGACGCCGGTGAACCAGATGAGCCAGCACGTGTGCACCTTCGCCCTCTACAGCCACGACATGACACGTCAGATCGAGACCCACCACTACGTCACCCGCCTCAACCAGGACTTCCTCCAGTGCGCCGTCTACGACTCTGACGACTCCCACGCCCGACTCATCG GTGTGGAGTATGTGGTGTCTGATAGGATATTTGAGACTCTGCCTCCGGATGAGCAAAAGCTGTGGCATTCCCATGCTTACGAGATCAAAGCAGGCCTCTGGGTCAGCCCTCGGATCCCCGATATGATTGGCCAGCCTGAGCTCAAGAATTTGACCAAAACTTATGGCAAATTCTGGTGCACATGGCAGGTTGATCGAG GTGATCGGCTTCCACTGGGGGCGCCGGCGCTAATGATGTCTCCCCAAGCGGTGAACTTGGGGATGGTGAAGCCGGAGCTGGTGCAGAAGAGGGATGACAAGTACAACATATCAACGGATGCTTTGAGGGTGTCGAGGGTGGAGATAGCCGAGCCGGAGTGGAGTAATCCGCAGGCGGATTACTGGAAGCAGCATGGCAAGGGTTTCGCCGTTGACGTCAAGCACACTGAGATGAAGAAAATCGCACCCTTTCCTTAA
- the LOC18778874 gene encoding serine/threonine-protein kinase TNNI3K, giving the protein MDVKTTPLRFTLGKQSSLAPECEWEKLVVGEGEDDPEGIDPRVKLMYLANEADLDGVKELLDSGIDVNFKDIDDRTALHVAACQGLTDVVSLLLERGADVDPKDRWGSTPLADAIYYKHNDVIKLLEKRGAKPLMAPMHVRYAREVPEYEIDPKELDFTDSVEITKGTYRIASWRGIQVAVKRLGEEVLIDEDKVKAFRDELEFLQKIRHPNVVQFLGAVTQSSPMMIVTEYLPKGDLCAFLKRKGALRPTTAVRLALDIARGMSYLHENKPEAIIHRDLEPSNILRDDSGHLKVADFGVSKLLTVKEDKPLICQDTSCRYIAPEVSKNEEYDTKVDVFSFALILQEMIEGCPPFSAKKDKEVPKAYVEKERPPFRAPPKLYGHGLRELIEECWNENPAKRPAFRQIILRLESIHNSLGHKRRWKVRPLKCFQNIEAMLRKDRSGRGSRSRSSRSTSSI; this is encoded by the exons ATGGATGTGAAAACGACGCCGCTGAGGTTCACTTTGGGGAAGCAGTCGTCGTTGGCGCCGGAGTGTGAATGGGAGAAGCTCGTGGTGGGCGAGGGGGAGGATGATCCGGAGGGGATCGATCCCCGAGTGAAGCTCATGTATTTGGCCAATGAAGCCGATTTGGATGGGGTCAAGGAGCTGTTGGACTCCGGGATCGATGTGAATTTCAAGGACATCGATGATCGGACGGCTCTCCATGTCGCCGCGTGTCAGGGCCTCACCGACGTCGTTTCGCTACTGCTCGAGCGCGGAGCTGACGTTGACCCCAAAGACCGATGGGGAAGCACC CCTCTTGCAGATGCTATATACTACAAGCATAACGATGTGATCAAGCTTTTGGAGAAGCGTGGGGCAAAGCCTCTG ATGGCTCCCATGCACGTTAGGTATGCCAGAGAAGTCCCAGAATATGAAATTGATCCCAAAGAACTTGACTTTACCGACAGTGTTGAAATAACCAAg GGAACATACCGTATAGCATCCTGGCGAGGAATACAGGTTGCTGTGAAAAGGCTGGGGGAGGAAGTGCTTATTGATGAGGATAAAGT GAAGGCATTCAGGGATGAGCTTGAATTTCTTCAAAAGATACGACATCCGAACGTAGTCCAATTTTTGGGTGCAGTGACTCAAAGCAGTCCAATGATGATTGTAACAGAATATTTGCCTAAG GGAGACCTTTGTgcatttttgaaaagaaaaggagcaTTACGGCCAACTACAGCTGTAAGATTGGCACTTGATATTGCAAG GGGAATGAGTTATTTGCATGAGAATAAGCCAGAAGCAATAATTCATCGTGATCTTGAGCCATC GAATATATTGCGGGATGATTCCGGGCACCTGAAAGTTGCGGATTTTGGAGTTAGCAAGTTGTTGACAGTTAAAGAGGATAAACCTTTGATTTGTCAAGACACTTCAT GTCGATACATAGCTCCTGAGGTTTCCAAGAATGAAGAATATGATACCAAAGTAGATGTATTCTCTTTTGCTCTAATTCTACAAGAG ATGATAGAAGGCTGCCCACCATTTTCTGCCAAGAAAGATAAGGAAGTTCCAAAAGCATATGTTGAAAAAGAGCGCCCACCTTTTAGAGCTCCACCAAAGCTTTATGGACATGGTCTGAGAGA GTTGATTGAGGAGTGCTGGAATGAGAATCCAGCTAAAAGACCAGCTTTTAGGCAAATAATATTGAGGCTGGAATCTATTCATAACTCTCTTGGTCATAAAAGGCGTTGGAag GTTAGACCGTTGAAATGCTTTCAAAACATAGAAGCCATGTTAAGGAAAGATCGCTCCGGTCGGGGCAGCAGAAGTCGTTCATCACGTTCTACCAGCAGCATATAA
- the LOC18780679 gene encoding protein NRT1/ PTR FAMILY 4.5, which translates to MKSAKLWQNMHQHSNKLKGIMGMTIGRYITSPISLTSFYVNPYIYKPQFQFASQPFSQVHIVTSSLKHQRSQHILVARSMDKLELVEGKVDWKGRSAVKYKHGGMRTAVLILATFGFENMATFALAVNLVTYFNGVMHFELADAANQLTNYMGTGYILSIIVAILADTFFGRFKALLTSGCFEFVGLALLTVQAHYPKLRPPLCNVFDPTAMCEKVGGGNAALLFIALYMLAAGAAGIKATLPSHGADQFDEKDPREARQMSSFFNLLLLAVCLGGAVSLTLIVWIQDNRGWDWGFGSSTIAMFLGVVIFFAGLPLYRIQPIRGTSAIVEIIQVYVAAIRNRNLSLPEDPADLYEINKDKEAALEEEFLPHRSIFRFLDKAAIQPSTTGQVDEQQPPNPWKLCRVTQVENAKIILGMVPIFGCTIIMTLCLAQLQTFSIQQGLTMDTSITKSFKIPPASLPIIPVLFLIIIIPVYDRIFVPIASKFTGIPSGITHLQRIGVGLILSCVSMAVAGIMEVKRKDVARDHNMLLARPVLQPLPISTFWLSFQYFIFGIADLFTYVGLLEFFYSEAPMGLKSISTCFLWSSMALGYFFSTILVKIVNGATKDVTRSGGWLAGNNINLNHLNLFYWLLSFMSLINFIVYVFVAKRYKYRPGNPILLSKQNKKIEE; encoded by the exons ATGAAGTCGGCAAAGTTATGGCAAAACATGCACCAACATTCCAACAAATTAAAGGGCATTATGGGCATGACAATTGGTCGTTACATAACTTCCCCCATTAGCCTCACGTCCTTCTATGTGAATCCTTATATATACAAACCTCAGTTTCAATTTGCTTCTCAACCATTTTCTCAAGTACACATCGTAACCTCTTCTCTTAAGCACCAGAGATCACAGCATATCCTTGTAGCTAGATCGATG GATAAACTTGAGCTTGTTGAAGGGAAGGTGGATTGGAAGGGAAGGTCGGCTGTGAAATATAAACATGGAGGAATGAGAACTGCTGTGCTCATACTAG CAACATTTGGTTTTGAGAACATGGCAACTTTTGCCCTGGCTGTGAACTTGGTTACCTACTTCAATGGGGTCATGCACTTTGAACTAGCAGATGCAGCTAACCAGCTTACCAACTACATGGGAACTGGTTATATTCTCTCCATTATCGTGGCCATCCTTGCAGACACCTTCTTTGGCAGATTCAAAGCTCTTCTCACTTCCGGATGCTTCGAGTTTGTG GGACTAGCACTACTAACTGTGCAAGCTCACTACCCCAAACTGAGGCCACCACTCTGTAATGTGTTTGATCCAACTGCTATGTGTGAGAAAGTTGGTGGTGGAAATGCTGCACTGCTTTTTATTGCTCTCTACATGTTGGCTGCCGGGGCTGCCGGGATCAAGGCCACATTGCCATCACATGGTGCTGATCAGTTTGATGAAAAAGACCCAAGAGAGGCAAGGCAGATGTCCAGTTTCTTCAACTTGCTGTTGCTGGCAGTGTGCTTGGGTGGTGCAGTCAGTTTGACACTAATTGTGTGGATCCAAGATAATAGAGGATGGGATTGGGGCTTCGGGTCCTCCACAATTGCCATGTTCTTGGGTGTGGTCATCTTTTTTGCAGGATTGCCCTTGTACCGGATACAACCTATCAGAGGAACTAGTGCCATAGTTGAAATTATACag GTGTATGTTGCAGCCATCCGTAACAGAAACCTTAGCCTTCCTGAGGACCCTGCAGATTTGTATGAGATTAACAAAGACAAGGAAGCTGCTCTTGAAGAAGAATTTCTACCTCACAGATCCATTTTTAG ATTTTTGGACAAAGCAGCCATCCAACCATCAACAACAGGGCAAGTTGATGAACAGCAGCCTCCAAACCCATGGAAGCTCTGCAGAGTGACCCAAgtggaaaatgcaaaaatcatACTAGGCATGGTCCCTATATTCGGCTGCACAATTATAATGACCCTTTGCCTGGCTCAGCTCCAAACCTTCTCAATCCAACAGGGCCTCACCATGGACACAAGCATCACCAAATCCTTCAAAATCCCACCAGCCTCACTCCCCATCATCCCAGTTCTGTTCCTGATCATCATAATCCCTGTCTACGATCGCATCTTTGTGCCGATAGCAAGCAAATTTACAGGCATACCCTCAGGCATAACCCACCTGCAGCGCATAGGGGTAGGGCTAATCCTGTCCTGTGTCTCCATGGCTGTGGCTGGCATCATGGAAGTGAAGAGAAAAGATGTGGCAAGAGACCACAACATGCTGCTGGCAAGGCCAGTGCTTCAGCCACTGCCCATCAGCACATTCTGGCTCTCTTTCCAGTACTTCATATTTGGAATTGCAGACTTGTTCACTTATGTGGGGCTTCTTGAGTTTTTCTACTCAGAGGCGCCTATGGGCTTGAAATCTATCTCAACTTGCTTTCTGTGGAGCTCCATGGCACTTGGGTATTTTTTCAGCACCATATTGGTGAAGATTGTGAATGGTGCAACAAAGGATGTGACAAGAAGTGGAGGTTGGTTGGCTGGGAACAACATCAACTTGAACCACTTGAATCTTTTCTATTGGTTGCTTTCTTTCATGAGCTTGATCAACTTCATTGTCTATGTGTTTGTTGCTAAGAGGTACAAGTACAGGCCTGGGAACCCCATCCTGCTCTCAAAACAGAACAAGAAAATTGAGGAATGA
- the LOC18780843 gene encoding MACPF domain-containing protein CAD1, which translates to MGTSTRTSSSDALTTTLSNSIQALGRGFDVTSDIRLLYCKGTPGSRLVILDEDQAKDLVLSDGVVVPNVPVDIDCVRGQRTIERNPVCSFHEMAEYFNKKSGISGRTPLGSFNAMFNFTGSWQVDAAATKSLAMVGYFIPLYKVKLEKVNLVLHEEIKRAVPYSWDPAALASFIESFGTHIVTSATIGGRDVVYIRQHQSSPLSTSDIENYVKDIGDHRFVDSKSQSTPGPLKYKDKDVTVIFRRRGGDDLEQSHVKWAETVQLAPDVINMTFTPIVSLLEGVPGIKHLSRAIELYLEYKPPIEDLQYFLDFQIAQVWAPEQNNLQRKEPVCSSLQFSLMGPKLYISPDQVTVGRKPVTGLRLNLEGSKQNRLAIHLQHLVSLPKILQPHWDAHMAIGAPRWQGPEEQDSRWFEPIKWKNFSHVSTAPIEHVETSIGDLSGVHIVTGGQLGVWDFGAKNVLHLKLLFSKVPGCTIRRSVWDHSPSAPSCAQRSDGSSSSHSYLNNRTSDDKKEDSSSHMAKLAKLVDLTEMSKGPQDIPGHWLVTGAKLGVDKGKIVLRVKYSLLNY; encoded by the exons ATGGGAACCTCAACCAGAACCTCAAGCTCAGACGCTTTGACCACCACTCTCTCCAACTCAATCCAAGCTCTGGGTCGTGGCTTTGATGTCACTTCCGATATTAGGCTTCTCTACTGCAAAGGGACACCTGGGTCCAGGCTTGTGATTCTTGATGAAGATCAGGCTAAAGATCTTGTTTTGTCTGATGGTGTTGTTGTGCCAAATGTGCCTGTCGATATCGACTGCGTACGTGGCCAGAGGACCATTGAGAGAAATCCTGTCTGCAGCTTCCATGAG ATGGCAGAATACTTCAACAAGAAATCAGGAATATCAGGACGCACTCCCCTTGGAAGCTTTAATGCCATGTTTAATTTCACTGGTTCTTGGCAAGTTGATGCAGCAGCAACCAAATCCCTTGCTATGGTTGGATACTTCATTCCACTATACAAAGTTAAATTAGAAAAAGTGAATTTAGTTTTGCATGAGGAAATCAAGCGTGCTGTTCCTTACTCATGGGATCCTGCGGCCTTGGCAAG TTTTATCGAGAGTTTTGGTACCCATATCGTCACATCTGCAACTATTGGGGGAAGAGATGTGGTCTATATCAGGCAGCACCAGTCATCTCCTTTGTCAACATCGGACATTGAGAATTATGTGAAAGACATTGGTGATCATAGGTTTGTGGACTCAAAAAGCCAGTCAACTCCTGGCCCATTAAAATACAAGGACAAG GATGTTACAGTCATCTTTAGGAGAAGAGGGGGCGATGATCTTGAGCAGAGTCATGTCAAGTGGGCAGAGACTGTACAACTAGCACCAGATGTGATTAACATGACATTTACACCCATTGTTTCTTTGCTTGAAGGAGTGCCTGGAATAAAGCATTTGAGTCGTGCGATTGAGTTATATCTAGAAT ATAAGCCACCAATTGAAGATCTGCAATATTTCTTGGATTTTCAAATTGCTCAAGTTTGGGCCCCGGAGCAGAATAATCTGCAACGAAAAGAACCTGTGTGTTCATCCCTTCAGTTCAGTTTGATGGGTCCCAAGCTTTATATCAGTCCAGATCAG GTAACAGTAGGACGTAAGCCTGTCACTGGGCTTAGACTGAACCTAGAAGGCAGCAAACAGAACCGACTTGCCATACATTTGCAACATCTAGTGTCCCTTCCAAAAATCCTTCAACCCCATTGGGATGCGCACATGGCGATAGGTGCACCCAGGTGGCAAGGTCCTGAGGAGCAAGACAGCCGTTGGTTTGAGCCAATCAAGTGGAAGAACTTCTCCCATGTAAGCACTGCACCAATAGAGCACGTGGAGACTTCTATTGGTGACCTCTCTGGTGTTCACATTGTCACAGGGGGTCAGCTTGGTGTTTGGGATTTTGGTGCCAAAAATGTATTGCACCTCAAGCTCCTCTTCTCCAAAGTACCAGGCTGCACGATTAGGCGGTCTGTTTGGGATCACAGCCCCTCCGCCCCTTCTTGTGCACAGAGATCTGATGGTTCTTCTTCATCACACTCATATTTAAACAACAGAACATCTGATGATAAAAAGGAAGATAGTTCAAGCCATATGGCAAAACTAGCAAAACTAGTGGACTTGACAGAAATGTCAAAAGGGCCTCAAGATATTCCAGGTCATTGGTTAGTCACAGGGGCTAAGCTTGGAGTTGACAAGGGAAAGATTGTATTGCGCGTAAAATACTCCTTGCTGAACTACTGA
- the LOC18778582 gene encoding cyclic phosphodiesterase: protein MAKPAEPKSTAPAENNVYSVWALPPDDVAPRLKKLMQGLRDEFSGPEFEPHITVVGAISLTPEDALNKFKSASRGLKAYDAKVDRVATGTFFYQCVFLLINPTPQVVETSAHCCAHFGFNSATPYFPHLSLLYADLTEEEKKKAQEKANILDESIGSLSFPVTRLALYKTDTGDRTLKSWEKIAECTLEAN from the exons ATGGCGAAGCCAGCAGAACCAAAATCTACTGCTCCGGCGGAGAACAACGTGTATTCAGTGTGGGCCCTCCCCCCGGATGACGTGGCGCCCAGGCTGAAGAAGCTGATGCAGGGCCTCCGGGACGAGTTCAGTGGGCCCGAGTTCGAGCCCCACATCACCGTTGTGGGGGCCATCAGCCTGACCCCTGAGGACGCCCTCAACAAGTTCAAATCGGCTTCTCGGGGCCTCAAAGCCTACGATGCCAAAGTTGATCGTGTGGCTACCGGCACTTTCTTTTACCAGTGTGTTTTTCTCCTCATAAATCCAACCCCTCAG gTGGTGGAAACTAGTGCACACTGCTGTGCGCATTTCGGTTTCAATAGCGCCACTC CTTATTTTCCACACTTGAGCCTCCTTTACGCGGACCTgacagaagaagagaagaagaaagctcAAGAAAAAGCCAACATTCTTGATGAGAGCATTGGCAGCCTGAGCTTCCCGGTAACTCGCCTTGCATTGTACAAAACCGACACCGGAGATAGAACTCTCAAATCATGGGAGAAGATTGCTGAGTGCACCCTTGAAGCCAACTAG